The genomic region GGAGGTCGTCGAGGCGGATCGCCTCTGGCTGCGCGCACACGAGATCGCAACGGCCATCGCCGCGAAGCCCCCGTCGGCGACACAGGGCACTGTGAAGGCGATCTGGGAGTCGCTGGAGAAGCCGTACCGCGCGGCCATGGAGCAGAACCTGATCTACACCCGGCTCGGCAACCCGCTGGGACAGGCCGAACTGGCGGCCCGACCCGCCGATCCGACGAAGTCTCCGAGGATTCGCTGATGCGGGGTCATCCGCTAAGCACGCACATCGCCGACGTCCTGGCCCTGGACCCCTCGGCACGGGCGATCGAGTACGACGGAGCGTGGTGCAGTTGGGGTGAGGTCAATGCGCTCGCCAGGCGGATCGCGTCGTTCGCGCCGGCCGGCCGGCGGGTCGGGATGCTGCTGCGCAACCGCCCCGCGCACGTGGCGGGCCTGCTGGGCGTGCTGGTGGGCGGCGGCACCGCCGTGGTCATCAACCCGACCCGCGGGGACGACCGCGTGCGCGCCGACATCGACGCACTGCGCCTGCCGCTGATCATCGGCCGGCACGCCGATCTCGCCCGACTCGTGTCCACAACCGACACCACCACCGTGGCGCTGGACGGCTTCACAACCCCCATCACGGCCGCCGACCTGCCGGGCGCCGCCGACGGGCCCGCGGACATAGCGGTGCGGATGCTCACCAGCGGCACCACTGGACCACCCAAGCGGATCGATCTGACCTACGACATGCTGGCGTACAGCGTGGTCGGGCCTGCGTTCGAAACGGCGTCCCCACCGCGAACTCTGCGGCGTGGCGTCGCGATCGTCAATGCGCCTCTGGTGCATATCGGTGGAGTGTTCCGCGTCCTGCAATCCGTCTGTGCGGGCAGGTCGTTCGCGTTGCTCGATCGCTTCGAGTTGGACCGGTGGGCCGACGCCGTGCGCAGGCACAAGCCGGCGGCCGTCTCCCTGGTGCCTGCCGCCCTGCGCGCGGTGCTGCACTCCGATCTGACCCGCGACGACCTCGCCGGCGTCCGGGCCGTCACCTGCGGCACTGCGCCGTTGTCCGCCGACGACGCCGACGCGTTCACCGGCAAGTTCGGTATCCCGGTCCTGACCTCCTACGCGGCAACCGAATTCGGCGGTGGTGTCGCCGGCTGGACGCTGGCCGACTACCGTGACCACTGGCACGACAAGCGCGGCAGTGTCGGTCGAGCCAGCCCCGGCGCGCACCTGCGCGTCGTCGACGACGACGGCGATCCGCTGAAACCCGGCGAGGTCGGCCTGCTGGAGGTCAGGCCCGGACAACTGGGCGCCGACGCGGAGTGGATGCGCACGACCGACCTGGCCCGCATCGACACGGACGGGTTCATCTGGATCGTGGGCCGCGCCGACCAGGCGATCATTCGCGGCGGGTTCAAGGTGATGCCCGACGACGTGCGCGCCGCGCTGGAGAGCCACCCGGCCGTCCGGGACGCCGCCGTGGTCGGAAGCCGTGACGCTCGGCTCGGGGAAGTCCCTGTCGCCATGGTCGAGCCCCGCCGGCCCGTCGAGTCGCCACAGCTGATCGACTATCTGCGAAGCAGGTTGGCTCCGTATGAGATTCCGACCCATATAGCGATCGTTGACCACCTGCCACGCACCCCGTCTGGCAAGCCGGACCTGGCGGCCGTGCGACGATTCTTCACCGGCGACCATGGCTGAGGGCCTGACGCTCCGCGCCGCGCTGCGCGGCCAGGCCCGTGCCCGCGGCGCACACCCGCTGTTGGTCTGCGACGACGACCGTCTCACGTACGCCGAGGCCGATCGGCGCTCCGCCATGCTCGCACGGGGTTTGATCGCGCTCGGCGCGGGCAAGGGCACCCACGTCGGCGTGCTTTATCCCAACGGTTCCGCGTTCATCGTCGCGATGCTGGCCGCCGCACGTATCGGGGCCACGGTCATCCCGGTCTCGACGTTCGCCACGGCGCCGGAGATGTGTGAGCAACTCGCCCACGCCGACGTGCAGATCCTGCTGGGCACCGCATCCTTCCGGTCGCATGACTACCGGCAGCGGCTGGCCGACCGGACCGGACTCCCACTGCTGCGTCACGTCCTCATCGACACCGAGCCCCCGCAGCGGGTCGGCGAAGCGCTACTCGCCGCGCTCGAGGACGACGTCGAGCCTTCCGACGTCCTGGCGATCATCTACACCTCGGGTTCGACCAGCGCCCCGAAGGGCGTCGTGCACACGCACGCCTCACTGCTCGACCACCAGGTGGTACTCAACGCGATCCGCGGCCTGCGGGCATCCGACCGGCTGTTCTGCAATTCGCCGTTCTTCTGGGTGGGCGGGTTCGCGTTCTCGATCCTGGCGACAGTGCTCGCGGGCGCAACCCTGGTGTGTTCCAACGCCTCCGATGCCGGCGAGACGCTCGACCTCATCGAGGCGGTGAGGCCGACGATGACCAACGGGTTCGTCGCGGGCATCGCAGCCCTGGCCCGCCATCCCAGCCTGCCGCACCGCGACCTCTCGTCGATGCGCCGCGGCAACCTGTACCCGATCATGGCACCCGACGTGCGGCCCGCCGACCCCGAACTGCGCCACACCATGTTGGGCATGACCGAGACCGGCAGCGTCATCACGATCAGCGACGACGAGTCCGATCAGCCCGAGCACCGGCGTGGCTCTTTCGGCCGGCCCACGCCGGGCTTCGACACCAAGGTCGTCGATCCGGATACCGGCCGCACCGTGGACGTCGGCGAGGTCGGAGAGCTGTGGGTGCGCGGGCCGTACCTGATGCAGCGCTACTACAAGCGCAGCCGCGAGGAGTGCTTCGACCCCGACGGCTGGTTCCACACCGGCGATCTCGTGCGCACCGACGCCGACGGCTACGTGTACTTCGTCGGGCGCCGCGGCGCGATGATCAAGACCGCAGGCGCCAACGTCGCACCTGCCGAGGTGGAGCGCGCCATCGCCAAGGTCACCGGCGGCACGGTCGCCCACGTCATGGGGCTCCCGGATCCGCAACGCGGCCAGGTGGTCGCGGCGGTCATCGTGCAGGAGGAGAGCACCGGGTTCGACGAGGCGGTGTTACGCGACAGGCTGGCAGAGGTGTTGTCGTCGTACAAGATTCCTCGTCGGTTCGCCGTGGTCGCTGCGGTTCCGGTCATGTCGAGCGGCAAGGTGGACATTGCGCGGCT from Mycobacterium sp. IDR2000157661 harbors:
- a CDS encoding class I adenylate-forming enzyme family protein, which codes for MAEGLTLRAALRGQARARGAHPLLVCDDDRLTYAEADRRSAMLARGLIALGAGKGTHVGVLYPNGSAFIVAMLAAARIGATVIPVSTFATAPEMCEQLAHADVQILLGTASFRSHDYRQRLADRTGLPLLRHVLIDTEPPQRVGEALLAALEDDVEPSDVLAIIYTSGSTSAPKGVVHTHASLLDHQVVLNAIRGLRASDRLFCNSPFFWVGGFAFSILATVLAGATLVCSNASDAGETLDLIEAVRPTMTNGFVAGIAALARHPSLPHRDLSSMRRGNLYPIMAPDVRPADPELRHTMLGMTETGSVITISDDESDQPEHRRGSFGRPTPGFDTKVVDPDTGRTVDVGEVGELWVRGPYLMQRYYKRSREECFDPDGWFHTGDLVRTDADGYVYFVGRRGAMIKTAGANVAPAEVERAIAKVTGGTVAHVMGLPDPQRGQVVAAVIVQEESTGFDEAVLRDRLAEVLSSYKIPRRFAVVAAVPVMSSGKVDIARLAEVFDD
- a CDS encoding class I adenylate-forming enzyme family protein, encoding MRGHPLSTHIADVLALDPSARAIEYDGAWCSWGEVNALARRIASFAPAGRRVGMLLRNRPAHVAGLLGVLVGGGTAVVINPTRGDDRVRADIDALRLPLIIGRHADLARLVSTTDTTTVALDGFTTPITAADLPGAADGPADIAVRMLTSGTTGPPKRIDLTYDMLAYSVVGPAFETASPPRTLRRGVAIVNAPLVHIGGVFRVLQSVCAGRSFALLDRFELDRWADAVRRHKPAAVSLVPAALRAVLHSDLTRDDLAGVRAVTCGTAPLSADDADAFTGKFGIPVLTSYAATEFGGGVAGWTLADYRDHWHDKRGSVGRASPGAHLRVVDDDGDPLKPGEVGLLEVRPGQLGADAEWMRTTDLARIDTDGFIWIVGRADQAIIRGGFKVMPDDVRAALESHPAVRDAAVVGSRDARLGEVPVAMVEPRRPVESPQLIDYLRSRLAPYEIPTHIAIVDHLPRTPSGKPDLAAVRRFFTGDHG